A genomic segment from Burkholderia plantarii encodes:
- the tssE gene encoding type VI secretion system baseplate subunit TssE: MAELTPQERLQPSLLDRLTDLAPAEPEESREQRVITAARLRECVTRDIAALLNCTRQWEDEALAGLDQVGDSVLNYGIPDLAGSALSGIDAGELQSRIRAALLDFEPRLIADTVQVTVSADASRMDGRALSFRIDAEMWAQPMPLGLYLRTDLDLETGEFRVSSLLG, from the coding sequence ATGGCCGAACTGACGCCGCAGGAACGCCTGCAACCGTCGCTGCTCGACCGGCTCACCGACCTCGCGCCGGCCGAGCCCGAGGAAAGCCGCGAGCAGCGCGTGATCACCGCCGCGAGGCTGCGCGAGTGCGTGACGCGCGACATCGCCGCGTTGCTGAACTGCACGCGCCAGTGGGAAGACGAGGCGCTGGCGGGCCTCGACCAGGTCGGCGACTCGGTGCTGAACTACGGCATCCCCGACCTGGCCGGCAGCGCGCTGTCGGGCATCGACGCGGGCGAGCTGCAGAGCCGGATTCGCGCCGCGCTGCTCGATTTCGAGCCGCGCCTGATCGCCGACACCGTGCAGGTGACGGTCAGCGCCGACGCCTCGCGCATGGACGGCCGCGCGCTGAGCTTTCGCATCGACGCCGAGATGTGGGCGCAGCCGATGCCGCTCGGCCTTTATCTGCGCACCGATCTCGATCTGGAGACCGGCGAGTTCCGCGTCTCGTCACTGTTGGGTTGA
- the tssF gene encoding type VI secretion system baseplate subunit TssF, with the protein MDPRLLRYYNRELQHVREMGAEFAGAYPKVAGRLGLEGFECADPYVERLLEGFAFLAARVQLKLDAQYPVFTQHLLEMVYPHYLAPIPSMAVVQMHPDATEDLPPGGHAVARHTVLRSLTGFGDRTACEYRTAHALTLWPIELAEARYFETPAALAAAGLVPPRGRTARAGLRLRLRTLAGVEAKMLALDALPIHLAGADELPGLLHEQLLANGTGYTVRTAAATEGEFVETHYDAAALRTPGFDEHEAMLPAGGRSFSGYRLLQEYFACPERFRFVEFTGLRAPLARARGHAFEIVVWLDRGVARLHNAIDKGNFRLFCAPAANLFERRADRIHLQAGRTEYHVLGDRTRPMDFEVHSVLDVQGYGDRQEPEQRFVPFYDSTSRSWHGGEAAFYTLRREPRLLSTRQQQRGPRSSYVGSEAFIALVDSHDAPYATTLRQLGLKLLCTNRDLPLHMPVGKSHTDFTLDTDAPVASIRCVAGPTRPRAPTATGETAWRLISHLQLNYLSLLDEDGEQGAASLREMLGLYHDEFDAAARRQIEGIRQVVARPVTRRVPVPGPVTYGRGLEIALTCADAAFEGSSAFLLGSVLQHFFARYVSLNSFTETVLRTLERNEVARWPATLGKRPIL; encoded by the coding sequence ATGGATCCTCGTCTGCTCCGCTACTACAACCGCGAGCTGCAACACGTGCGCGAGATGGGCGCCGAGTTCGCCGGCGCGTATCCGAAGGTGGCCGGCCGGCTCGGCCTGGAAGGCTTCGAATGCGCGGACCCCTACGTCGAGCGGCTGCTCGAAGGCTTCGCGTTCCTCGCCGCGCGCGTGCAGTTGAAGCTCGACGCGCAATACCCGGTGTTCACCCAGCATCTGCTGGAGATGGTCTACCCGCACTACCTCGCGCCGATCCCGTCGATGGCGGTGGTGCAGATGCACCCCGACGCGACCGAGGACCTGCCGCCCGGCGGCCATGCCGTGGCGCGCCATACCGTGCTGCGCAGCCTGACCGGCTTCGGCGACCGCACCGCCTGCGAATACCGCACCGCGCATGCGCTGACGCTCTGGCCGATCGAGCTGGCCGAGGCGCGCTACTTCGAGACGCCGGCTGCATTGGCCGCGGCCGGGCTCGTGCCGCCGCGCGGGCGCACCGCGCGCGCCGGCCTGCGGCTGCGGCTGCGCACGCTGGCCGGCGTCGAGGCGAAGATGCTCGCGCTCGACGCGCTGCCGATCCACCTGGCCGGCGCCGACGAGCTGCCGGGCCTGCTCCACGAGCAGTTGCTCGCCAACGGCACCGGCTACACGGTGCGCACGGCGGCGGCCACCGAAGGCGAATTCGTCGAGACCCACTACGACGCGGCGGCGCTGCGCACGCCCGGCTTCGACGAGCACGAGGCGATGCTGCCCGCCGGCGGCCGCTCGTTCAGCGGCTACCGGCTGCTGCAGGAGTATTTCGCCTGCCCCGAGCGGTTCCGCTTCGTCGAGTTCACCGGCCTGCGCGCGCCGCTCGCCCGCGCGCGCGGCCATGCCTTCGAGATCGTGGTCTGGCTCGATCGCGGCGTCGCGCGGCTGCACAACGCGATCGACAAGGGCAACTTCCGGCTGTTCTGCGCGCCAGCCGCGAACCTGTTCGAGCGGCGCGCCGACCGGATCCACCTGCAGGCCGGCCGCACCGAGTACCACGTGCTCGGCGACCGCACGCGGCCAATGGATTTCGAGGTTCACAGCGTGCTCGACGTGCAGGGCTACGGCGACCGCCAGGAGCCCGAGCAGCGCTTCGTGCCGTTCTACGACAGCACCTCGCGCAGCTGGCACGGCGGCGAGGCCGCGTTCTACACGCTGCGCCGCGAGCCGCGCCTGCTCTCCACGCGCCAGCAGCAGCGCGGCCCGCGTTCGAGCTACGTCGGCAGCGAAGCCTTCATCGCGCTGGTGGACAGCCACGACGCGCCGTACGCCACCACGCTGCGCCAGCTCGGCCTGAAGCTGCTCTGCACCAATCGCGACCTGCCGCTGCACATGCCGGTGGGCAAGTCCCACACCGACTTCACGCTCGACACCGACGCGCCGGTGGCGTCGATCCGCTGCGTGGCCGGCCCCACCCGCCCGCGCGCGCCCACCGCCACCGGCGAGACGGCATGGCGGCTGATCAGCCATCTGCAACTGAACTACCTGTCGCTGCTCGACGAGGACGGCGAGCAGGGCGCGGCCTCGCTGCGCGAGATGCTCGGGCTCTATCACGACGAGTTCGACGCCGCCGCGCGCCGGCAGATCGAGGGCATCCGGCAGGTGGTGGCCAGGCCCGTCACGCGGCGCGTGCCGGTGCCGGGGCCGGTCACCTACGGGCGCGGGCTCGAGATCGCGCTGACCTGCGCGGACGCCGCGTTCGAGGGCAGCAGCGCGTTCCTGCTCGGCTCGGTGCTGCAACACTTCTTCGCGCGCTACGTCTCGCTGAATTCGTTCACGGAGACGGTGCTGCGCACGCTCGAACGCAACGAGGTGGCCCGATGGCCCGCGACGCTCGGCAAGCGTCCGATCCTGTGA